From Salvia splendens isolate huo1 chromosome 3, SspV2, whole genome shotgun sequence, a single genomic window includes:
- the LOC121794236 gene encoding proteinaceous RNase P 2-like, translating to MSNQNTRRKKQKQTPESQFRCTLDQCSKSKDLSAAITLYESSSNPTLTLNNLNSLLYICSEAFSNSNTRQSAIEFGFKLFRNHSNENLKQNEATLTAVARLAAANGDYAFDLAKSVMKQCVAPKLRTFTPALNCFCGAGAADRAYEVEERVVSAGPQIERALPAMNS from the coding sequence ATGAGCAACCAGAACACACGGCGGAAGAAGCAGAAACAGACGCCTGAGTCGCAGTTCCGGTGTACACTGGATCAGTGTTCCAAATCGAAGGACCTCTCCGCCGCCATCACTCTCTACGAATCCTCCTCAAATCCAACCCTCACTCTCAACAATCTCAATTCCTTGCTATACATCTGCTCCGAAGCCTTTTCCAATTCAAATACCCGACAATCCGCAATTGAATTCGGATTCAAGCTGTTCCGCAACCACAGCAATGAAAACCTCAAGCAAAACGAGGCGACGCTCACAGCCGTGGCTCGGTTGGCGGCGGCGAACGGAGACTACGCGTTCGACCTCGCGAAAAGCGTGATGAAACAATGTGTAGCGCCGAAGCTTAGGACTTTCACGCCGGCATTGAATTGCTTTTGCGGCGCCGGAGCGGCGGATAGGGCTTATGAAGTGGAGGAGCGTGTGGTATCGGCGGGGCCTCAGATTGAACGTGCCCTGCCTGCCATGAACAGTTAG
- the LOC121794232 gene encoding uncharacterized protein LOC121794232: MGFMLPRFIAIKSTNYPDKGHLYYYEKASTVNVGEESVFSTLVKIEVEQATSNTNYVHLRFSTSNRYWSKRVGGNGIVAESKQPVEDIKNPSCTLFQPVQAAKDVFDLNYVPTGARVLVDPKYWGIFVDGDPSDSYGNLIYVDWSTLVKLPAHLTFKGDNKRYLRGMGHGGHNYLQYSASDIDASCGHRVTLMPDGHVRITSDHWEGQFWRRSPNWIWADSWMSSINNPDTHFWPVKLDNDNTIALRNAGNNHYCSRLTADGKTDMLNAAGSDIYNSGKMVVQELVSERNVYDVKYRMEDARIYDEAPYDAGSSQLDNPSDEEAAMAVSITYQDEKSYTFSRSFSLTAGVETKFQTGVPFIVDGEIKVSFEINTTLEWDTTTTTTTSVTATGSIPIPAKSSAVIEYVGTMGTCDVPYSYTQQDRSSTDGTISYTEQVDGVYKGVSCYNFHFVTKSIKALV; the protein is encoded by the exons ATGGGCTTCATGCTTCCGAGGTTCATCGCCATTAAATCAACAAATTATCCTGATAAAGGGCATTTATACTACTACGAAAAAGCAAGTACGGTAAATGTTGGGGAGGAGAGTGTGTTCAGCACACTGGTGAAGATTGAAGTGGAACAAGCAACAAGCAACACCAACTACGTTCACCTCCGCTTCAGTACTTCCAACAGGTATTGGTCGAAGAGAGTGGGCGGCAACGGCATCGTTGCTGAATCGAAGCAGCCCGTGGAAGACATAAAGAATCCTTCATGCACGCTGTTCCAACCGGTTCAGGCGGCGAAAGATGTGTTTGACTTGAATTACGTTCCGACTGGTGCTCGTGTGTTGGTAGATCCCAAATACTGGGGCATTTTCGTCGACGGAGATCCCTCAGATTCGTACGGTAATCTAATTTATGTGGATTGGAGTACATTGGTCAAACTGCCTGCCCACCTCACTTTCAAAGGTGACAATAAGAG GTACCTTAGAGGAATGGGGCATGGTGGGCACAACTACTTGCAGTACTCAGCCAGTGATATTGATGCGTCGTGCGGCCATCGCGTGACGTTGATGCCGGACGGACATGTCCGGATAACGTCGGATCACTGGGAGGGCCAGTTCTGGAGGCGCAGTCCTAACTGGATATGGGCCGACTCGTGGATGTCATCCATCAACAACCCCGACACTCACTTCTGGCCGGTGAAACTAGACAACGACAACACCATTGCACTCCGAAACGCGGGCAACAACCATTACTGCTCACGTCTCACCGCAGACGGGAAGACCGACATGTTAAACGCGGCCGGGAGCGACATCTACAACTCAGGAAAAATGGTGGTGCAAGAGCTCGTGTCGGAAAGAAACGTCTACGACGTGAAATATCGGATGGAGGACGCCAGGATATACGACGAGGCGCCTTACGATGCAGGGTCATCCCAGCTTGATAACCCGAGCGACGAGGAGGCTGCTATGGCTGTTTCGATTACGTATCAAGACGAGAAATCTTATACTTTTAGCCGCAGCTTCTCTTTAACTGCAGGGGTGGAGACCAAATTCCAGACTGGCGTGCCCTTCATCGTGGACGGAGAGATCAAGGTCTCTTTCGAGATAAACACCACTCTCGAGTGGGACACCACCACAACTACTACAACATCAGTAACCGCTACCGGTTCCATTCCAATCCCTGCAAAGAGTAGTGCTGTCATTGAGTATGTCGGGACGATGGGCACTTGCGATGTTCCTTATTCTTACACGCAGCAAGACAGGAGCTCCACCGATGGCACCATTTCTTATACGGAGCAGGTTGATGGTGTTTACAAAGGTGTCAGTTGTTACAACTTCCACTTTGTTACCAAATCCATCAAGGCCCTTGTCTGA
- the LOC121794231 gene encoding uncharacterized protein LOC121794231 — protein sequence MVFMLPRFIAIRSTRYPDKGHLYYDEKQSTVHIGEESVFSTLVKIEVERATSNTNYVHLRFSNSNRYWSKRVGGNGIDAVSKKPEEDIKEPSCTLFQPVEVSGEGEGVFQLIYVPTGHRVLVDPEYWGIFVVEENPSSWYGSLKYVDWSTLVKLPPHVAFKGDNGRYLTGVSQDGYNYLQYSSSGIDPSCGHRVYLMPEGHVRITSDHWGGKFWRRSPNWIWADSHASSINNPDTHFWPVKLGHDNTIALRNAGNNRHCSRLSQDWKTDMLNAAWIEIHDVGKMEVQELVSERNVYNVKYRMEDARIYDEEPYIAGSSQLDNHSDQEAAMSVSITYTDEKSYTFSRSMSLTAGVETTFSTGVPFIVEGKITVSFQINTTLQWDATTTTTTSVTASGSIPIPAKTSAVIEYVGTQGTCDVPYSYTQQDQSSTDGTISYTEQVDGIYKGVSCYNFHYVTKSLKALV from the exons ATGGTCTTCATGCTTCCAAGGTTCATCGCCATCAGATCAACTCGATATCCTGATAAAGGGCATTTGTACTACGACGAAAAGCAAAGTACGGTACATATTGGGGAGGAGAGTGTGTTCAGCACACTGGTGAAGATTGAAGTGGAACGAGCAACAAGCAACACCAACTACGTTCACCTCCGCTTTAGTAATTCCAACAGGTATTGGTCGAAGAGAGTGGGTGGCAACGGCATCGATGCTGTATCGAAGAAGCCCGAGGAAGACATAAAGGAGCCTTCATGCACGCTGTTCCAACCGGTTGAGGTGTCTGGTGAGGGAGAAGGAGTGTTTCAATTGATTTACGTTCCGACTGGTCACCGTGTGTTGGTAGATCCCGAATACTGGGGCATTTTCGTGGTGGAAGAAAATCCCTCAAGTTGGTACGGTAGTCTAAAGTATGTGGATTGGAGTACATTGGTCAAACTGCCTCCCCACGTCGCTTTCAAAGGGGATAACGGCAG GTACCTTACAGGAGTGAGCCAAGATGGGTACAACTACCTGCAGTATTCATCCAGTGGTATTGATCCGTCGTGCGGCCATCGCGTGTATTTGATGCCAGAAGGACATGTCCGGATAACGTCGGATCACTGGGGGGGCAAGTTCTGGAGGCGCAGTCCTAACTGGATATGGGCCGACTCGCATGCGTCTTCCATCAACAACCCCGATACTCACTTCTGGCCGGTGAAACTAGGCCACGACAACACCATTGCACTCCGCAACGCCGGCAACAACCGTCACTGCTCACGTCTTTCCCAAGACTGGAAGACCGACATGTTAAATGCGGCCTGGATCGAGATCCACGATGTAGGAAAAATGGAGGTGCAAGAGCTTGTGTCGGAAAGAAACGTGTACAACGTGAAATATCGGATGGAGGACGCCAGAATATACGACGAGGAGCCTTACATTGCAGGCTCATCCCAGCTTGATAACCACAGCGACCAGGAGGCTGCTATGTCTGTTTCAATTACGTATACAGACGAGAAATCTTACACTTTTAGCCGTAGCATGTCTTTGACTGCAGGGGTGGAAACCACCTTCAGCACTGGCGTTCCCTTCATTGTGGAAGGAAAGATCACCGTCTCATTCCAGATAAACACCACTCTCCAGTGGGACGCCACCACAACTACTACCACATCAGTTACTGCTTCCGGCTCTATTCCTATCCCAGCAAAGACTAGTGCTGTCATTGAGTATGTCGGGACACAGGGCACTTGCGATGTTCCTTATTCTTACACGCAGCAAGACCAGAGCTCCACCGATGGCACCATTTCATACACTGAGCAGGTTGATGGTATTTACAAAGGCGTCAGTTGTTACAACTTCCACTATGTTACCAAATCCCTTAAGGCCCTTGTCTGA